The genomic stretch GTAGAAACAGCAGCAGGTGATAGCGCAGATAATAGCAGCAACAAAACAGATAATAGTATAGACAGAAACAAAAATATAAACAGATATAGCAGTGGATATCAGTAGtacaagaagaagcagaaaTAAAAACAGTAGctgttggaaggccttgtacgatcgtacggtgaataacagtagctaaggtaatcttgtgtattggtattctggtgtatgatgattctacgaatgtgggggctacgaaggtatacataacgttgggtccgagttgggccgaagtaggatcgaggcggtacattgggccttattaggcgacacaccgtgtgtatgccgacagTAGCAGAAATTAGCACAGGTTAAACAGAAACAGCAATAGATATCAGTACAAGAAGCAGAAATAGAAACAGCAGTAGGCCTTAGTACAAGTAGAAACAGaaacagcaacagcaacaggCATCAGTATAGGTAGAAACAAAAATAGCAGCAGAAATTCGTACAGGTAGCAACAGAAACAGAAGTCAGCAGTAACAAATGAGATCAGAAACAGAAGTAGATACTGGTACAGGTAAAACAGAAACATATTAACAACGCGGAAAGACAAACTTTAAAGCAGTAGTACAGGAGAAACCGAAAAAAGACACAAAGGGATACAAAACGGTACAGGATACATGACGGTGGGGGAATGGGATCGACTCAAGTATGCTTTGCACTTCCGGATTCTTTCCGCTTCTTCGCTCGCTTGGTCTTGGTATCGTAGTCTTTGATGAATTTGCGCTTGAACGAAGAAGGGCGCAGCCAGTACGAGACTTGATCGGGTGTGCCGAAGGACCGATCAATTACAGTGAGAGGATATAACATCATATTGCTTCGGTCTTGTCGAATACAGAAGTTCTGGTGATTGACGCATTCTCGCCGCGGAGTGAGGAGAGCAAGAGCTGGAGCTTGGCATCGGGGTTGGAAGGAGCGGAGGCAGAAATATCGACGGTGGAGGCGGTGAAGGCGGTGAAGGCGGTGAAGGCAGTGAAGGCTAGTGATAGAGAAGTTAGTGATGGTTCTAGACTAGCGAGGTTTGAATAAGTGCAGAGTGCTATGTTGTCACTCAGGGGGGCATGATGATAGAAAAATGGGTATCATGAAATAATCTGGAACTAAAATGTtgcaaagaagaagagtgAAGGGGGAGTGGAGCTGGGAGTGAGTGAAAATTCTTTTATCCCCCGCGTTGGACGAGGAAGGCACGAGGGGGGAAGGCACAATGGAAGAGGGCACAGGCCCCACGGAACTTCATGTCTGCCACGACGCCAGTCATGCTTCAGCATACTGCAACTTCATATTTAGGGCGCCCATGAAGGGACCAGGAGTGATACACCATATTCTAGCTGGGCCCTCTGGAATGACAAGGGTGCCTTGTGAGTACTACAAGTTGGCGAACCCCGTGACTATGACAAGCAGGAAGCGCAATATTGGTCTACGCAAGAGTAATATACGGTATCCAGTATCATGTTCTACGCATTCAAGGGATCTAAAGTAGAGGGTGTTAGGTAGAACGAACTATAAGAGGTTAATCGGTACATACATGTTGTCACTAGGGTATCACGTGACTAGTGTTCAAACCCGATGTCTATCAACGTAATCTACATGTAAGGGGATGCTGGTAGAGATGGGCATGGTCCTTGAAGTCGTATTAAATGCTGTTTCTCGAGTCAATAAAGAGCCAGACCTTGACTTGCTGGGCCTTGTGGGTGTTTTCCGTGGCCTCTTGCATCTCCTGGTCGAACTGGGGCATTGCGGGCACGGGTCACGGTACCTGGGGCACCAGTTGACGTTGAGAGAATCGGTGAAGCGCGTAAGATCTTTGCTTCGTGTCTTCTTGCTTGGGTGGCAATCGAGGGTCACCAGGCAGAGCGACTGACGGTTGGCAGTGCCTTTGTTGTAATCGAAGTTGTAAGCATCGCGGTCTTGGAGGCGCAGTTGATGCACCATATTATCGAGCTCTTTCCCTAGTTGCTCTCTACCAATGTCGAAGAAGTAGAAATGTATCCCTTAGAAGTGTTGATGTCCTATTCGACGACGTATAGGATGTAATAACGCTTCTTGACTTTGCAATCGCTATAGCTTAGGCAAGAACTATATCTCTTGTGTGCCAAATATGACACGTCTTAGCACAGCGATTCATCATAAGCTTCGTCGCCGAAAGATGCCGGCAAACGTTACTGAGGTCGTCAAGGGCGATGATGTTTAGTCCAGGAACATAAGTCTTTTAGCGAAGGGGGTTTCCACATCTCATATATGCCATATGAGATAATCAGAGTAGCTCCGCTGAGAGTATCGCACCTCGCGTGACTTCATTGCGTCTCTCCTACTCAATGTCAATGCTTGCCCTTTGCATCCCCAGCAGAGACTGAAGCGAGGTACCCAGCTCTTCGTCCTGGTCAACTTCACCATAACCTACTGTGGAATAAGAAGATATCACCACTAGTCGACACGACCTCAGCAATCTGCTTCCTCCTTACAGCTACTCGAAATGTGATCAAGACCGCGCACTAAGTCCTCAACTCGTACAAGAACGATTTATCATTAAAGCATACTAAGTTTGCCAGCGAGGCATCCGGCCGCCGCCTTGTAACTGCCCTGGAAACGCCTGAAGAATTGTGCGAAAGGAACGGGGTATCTGCCTATCCAAGCTCTTCAAAACACCATCATGACCCGACGACCTCAACCCAGCCCTCTCTGTTGCGCTCCTCCCTAGAGCCGTCGTCGGCGATGAGCTCCTTTGCGAGACCGTCCTTTGCGCCCCGCCGCCTCGCACGCTCACGCACCGAGCGCTCCTCCTTTTCGCACTCGCGAATGGCCTCGACGACCTCCAGCTCCTCAAAGCGGGCGTCCTGGAGATTGAGCTTCTGCCATTGAGGATGCTTCTGGCAGCGCTTCTTAAGACAGGCCGTCTCCTTGGCCTCGACATCCATGTCGATTGCATCACCGTCGGTGGCGGAAATTTGCTCGTCGGTCGGGGACAGCGTCGAGTGGGTAAATGCTGCACGCCCGTGTCTGCTGTTCCGCCACAGGAGAAACTCTGCGTCGGACCAGCTCAGCCGCGAGTCGTAGCCGCAAAAGTCCTTCATCTTGAGCTTCTCGCGGTCCGCCAGACGCACAGCCTGTTCCTTTGCCATGCTGACAAACTTCTCGCGGTCCTTGAGCACCTCCAGTCGGTCTTTGAGTTGTGACTTCTCCTTGTGCAACGCGGTCAGCCGCTCAATCTCGCCCGCAGTCAACGCAAGGTCCTCGCCGTTGGATGGGAACGTCGCGCGTGACGGAGAAGCTGTCTGCGGAGGGGTGAGGACGCCAGTGCCGAGATTCTTGAATGCCTGAATGTTTGGTGATGCATCGACCAGCGCCTTAAGATCCTTTGCTCGCAGCGTCCCCCCGAGCGGCGTTGGctcctcgtcctcctcgtccgtcttcttcttcttctttttcgTCCCATTCGTCGCCTTTGCACCCGCCGTCCGATGTAGCTGCTCCGACATGAAGAGCACGCCACACTCGTCCGTGCAGTACTTGCTCACCCTGTCCTTGGCCAACCGCGCCGGCTTCCGACAGCCATCCCGTCTGCACATTGGCTTCCAGGTGGTGTGGCCTTTGCCATTCTCCTCACACAGCGGACATATGAACTTGTCGACCAGCTCCTCGTCCGCTTGCTTCATATTAACGCAGTCGCCGTGGAACCAGTCGTCACACCCGCCATCGCAGCCAATCATCCACTTGTGGTTGTCCGGCTTCTTGCACAGACAGTACAGGTTATGGTCCTCGGATGAGTCGTCTTCGTCGGTCGCGTGGGTTTGCGAGCAGTTGTCGGGCGCGGGCGAGGATTCGAGAGCGGGCGTGCCCTTTTTCAGCTTGGGCGGCCTCGACGCGCGCG from Pyrenophora tritici-repentis strain M4 chromosome 1, whole genome shotgun sequence encodes the following:
- a CDS encoding TNG2, Chromatin remodeling protein, contains PhD zinc finger, with the translated sequence MSSIDSLLNHEAAPERRPSVTQTMTTTTEAADALTTLATLGNGKQYAPRELPSPTAFSTAPRRTSSIGSLHAPVEPSPPVEPPQAHSPTLEHYHHGSNSPEEQKRRQSQLSRTSPAPVLAPIQNLSTALQEQMQDEAAMDDAEPAVRDTLPFIKNEPSATPRESTPPAQDRQPELSADTIDVDTLKALELAKQGELGLRKRHASVSDGIVVEPRPTKKRPAPSGSTVKKKGTAKTSKPNKKRRVETEDGARSVTPTARASRPPKLKKGTPALESSPAPDNCSQTHATDEDDSSEDHNLYCLCKKPDNHKWMIGCDGGCDDWFHGDCVNMKQADEELVDKFICPLCEENGKGHTTWKPMCRRDGCRKPARLAKDRDLKALVDASPNIQAFKNLGTGVLTPPQTASPSRATFPSNGEDLALTAGEIERLTALHKEKSQLKDRLEVLKDREKFVSMAKEQAVRLADREKLKMKDFCGYDSRLSWSDAEFLLWRNSRHGRAAFTHSTLSPTDEQISATDGDAIDMDVEAKETACLKKRCQKHPQWQKLNLQDARFEELEVVEAIRECEKEERSVRERARRRGAKDGLAKELIADDGSREERNREGWVEVVGS